From a region of the Triticum aestivum cultivar Chinese Spring chromosome 7D, IWGSC CS RefSeq v2.1, whole genome shotgun sequence genome:
- the LOC123166406 gene encoding cytochrome P450 CYP73A100 — translation MAVSARSAAFATAASLAVYWLLTSFLHAPHPALLPAAAALVAVAIAAGAGRKRGGAGAPPGPAAVPVFGNWLQVGNDLNHRFLARLSARYGPVFRLRLGVRNLVVVSDPQLATEVLHTQGVEFGSRPRNVVFDIFTANGADMVFTEYGDHWRRMRRVMTLPFFTARVVQQYRSMWEAEMDDVVSDLRGDSAARGAGVVVRRRLQLMLYNIMYRMMFDARFESVDDPMFVEATKFNSERSRLAQSFDYNYGDFIPILRPFLRGYLNKCRDLQTRRLAFFNANYVEKRRKVMDTPGDKNKLRCAIDHILAAEKSGEITPENVIYIVENINVAAIETTLWSIEWALAEVVNHPEVQRKVRGEIRDVLGDDEPITESNISKLPYLQAVIKETLRLHSPIPLLVPHMNLEEASLGGYTIPKGSKVVVNAWWLANNPELWEKPEEFRPERFLGEESNVDTTVGGGKVDFRFLPFGVGRRSCPGIILALPILALIVGKLVRSFEMVPPPGVDKLDVSEKGGQFSLHIANHSVVAFHPIVSP, via the coding sequence ATGGCTGTCTCCGCGCGCAGCGCGGCCTTCGCCACGGCAGCCTCCTTGGCCGTGTACTGGCTCCTTACATCGTTCCTCCACGCACCGCACCCCGCGCTGCTGCCGGCAGCGGCcgccctcgtcgccgtcgccatcgcagCGGGAGCGGGTCGGAAGCGTGGCGGCGCCGGCGCCCCTCCCGGCCCCGCGGCCGTGCCGGTGTTCGGCAACTGGCTGCAGGTGGGCAACGACCTCAACCACCGCTTCCTAGCGCGGCTGTCGGCGCGGTACGGCCCCGTGTTCCGGCTGCGGCTGGGCGTGCGTAACCTGGTGGTGGTGTCAGACCCTCAGCTGGCCACGGAGGTGCTCCACACGCAGGGCGTGGAGTTCGGCTCCCGCCCGCGGAACGTCGTGTTCGACATCTTCACGGCCAACGGCGCCGACATGGTCTTCACCGAGTACGGCGACCACTGGCGCCGCATGCGCCGCGTCATGACGCTGCCCTTCTTCACGGCGCGGGTCGTGCAGCAGTACCGCTCCATGTGGGAGGCCGAGATGGACGACGTGGTGTCCGACCTGCGCGGCGACTCCGCCGCCCGCGGGGCCGGCGTCGTGGTGCGCCGCCGGCTGCAGCTCATGCTCTACAACATCATGTACCGCATGATGTTCGACGCCCGGTTCGAGTCCGTGGACGACCCAATGTTCGTGGAGGCCACCAAGTTCAACTCGGAGCGCAGCCGCCTGGCGCAGAGCTTCGACTACAACTACGGCGACTTCATCCCCATCCTCAGGCCCTTCCTGCGTGGCTACCTCAACAAGTGCAGGGACCTGCAGACCAGGAGGCTGGCCTTCTTCAACGCCAACTACGTCGAGAAGAGAAGGAAGGTGATGGACACACCAGGAGACAAAAACAAGCTCCGATGCGCGATCGACCACATCCTCGCAGCAGAGAAGAGCGGCGAGATCACGCCGGAGAACGTGATCTACATCGTGGAGAACATCAACGTTGCCGCCATCGAGACGACGCTATGGTCCATCGAATGGGCGCTCGCCGAGGTGGTGAACCACCCGGAAGTGCAGCGCAAGGTCCGCGGCGAGATCAGGGACGTGCTCGGCGACGACGAGCCCATCACCGAGTCCAATATCAGCAAGCTGCCGTACCTGCAGGCCGTGATCAAGGAGACGCTGCGGCTGCACTCCCCGATCCCGCTCCTCGTCCCCCACATGAACCTGGAGGAGGCCAGCCTCGGCGGCTACACCATTCCCAAGGGCTCCAAGGTGGTGGTCAACGCCTGGTGGCTGGCCAACAACCCGGAGCTATGGGAGAAGCCGGAGGAATTCAGGCCGGAGAGGTTCTTGGGCGAGGAGAGCAACGTGGACACCACGGTCGGCGGCGGCAAGGTGGACTTCCGGTTCCTCCCGTTCGGCGTGGGCCGGCGAAGCTGCCCCGGCATCATCCTGGCGCTGCCCATCCTGGCGCTCATCGTGGGGAAGCTGGTGAGGAGCTTCGAGATGGTGCCCCCGCCAGGCGTGGACAAGCTCGACGTGAGCGAGAAAGGCGGGCAGTTCAGCCTGCACATCGCCAACCATTCCGTCGTCGCCTTCCACCCCATCGTCTCACCATGA